One window of the Betaproteobacteria bacterium genome contains the following:
- a CDS encoding DUF1697 domain-containing protein produces MNIWIALFRGINVGGNNMLPMKALTALIEGLGGTQVKTYIQSGNAVFGGGGPDAVILSKRIEAAVLNNHGFSPRVMLLTRKELERAAIANPFREAEAEPKTLHIAFLAEAPTQPDLAGMDALKREGEAYALDGKVFYLHTPGGLGQSKLAERYEKLLGVPATARNWNTVMKLRELAKEA; encoded by the coding sequence ATGAATATCTGGATCGCATTATTTCGCGGCATCAATGTGGGCGGCAACAACATGTTGCCGATGAAAGCCCTGACGGCACTCATCGAGGGGCTCGGCGGGACGCAGGTGAAGACCTATATCCAGAGCGGAAACGCGGTATTTGGCGGCGGCGGGCCGGATGCCGTGATCCTGTCAAAGCGTATCGAAGCCGCTGTATTGAATAACCATGGATTTTCACCGCGCGTGATGCTTCTCACCCGGAAGGAACTGGAGAGAGCTGCAATCGCGAACCCTTTCCGGGAGGCGGAGGCGGAACCAAAGACCCTGCATATTGCATTTCTGGCGGAGGCGCCAACGCAGCCGGATCTGGCGGGCATGGACGCGCTCAAACGCGAGGGCGAAGCGTATGCGCTGGACGGCAAAGTGTTCTACCTGCATACGCCGGGCGGCCTTGGTCAATCGAAACTTGCCGAGCGCTACGAGAAATTGCTGGGCGTACCGGCGACGGCCCGCAACTGGAACACGGTCATGAAGTTGCGCGAGTTGGCGAAGGAAGCATGA
- the ald gene encoding alanine dehydrogenase codes for MIVGTPKEIKDNERRVGLVPGSVHELVARGHEVLIEAGAGVGAGITDDEYRAAGAEMVATAEEVFARAELVVKVKEPLAIERKRLRRGQVLFTYLHLAPDAVQTQDLIASGAICIAYETVTSARGALPLLTPMSEVAGRLAPQVGARALEGSAGGRGILLGGVPGVAPAEVVILGGGVSGTHAAIIAHGMGADVTILDRSADVLKRVAVEFSGRVRTVFSSSANIAHYAERADLLIGTVLVPGAAAPKLITRDIVKSMKPGSAIVDISIDQGGCAETSRPTTHSNPTYIEHGVVHYCVTNMPGAVARTSTFALNNVTLPFTLALADKGWRQALKDDPHLGAGLNVADGKITCEPVASAQGLAYVPLNDVLAAA; via the coding sequence ATGATCGTCGGCACACCAAAAGAAATCAAAGACAACGAACGTCGCGTCGGGCTGGTCCCGGGTTCCGTGCATGAGCTGGTCGCGCGCGGGCATGAAGTCCTGATCGAGGCGGGTGCGGGTGTGGGTGCCGGCATCACCGATGATGAGTACCGTGCGGCGGGTGCGGAAATGGTCGCGACCGCGGAAGAAGTATTCGCCCGCGCCGAATTGGTGGTCAAGGTCAAGGAGCCGCTCGCCATTGAACGCAAACGCCTGCGCCGTGGACAGGTGCTGTTCACCTACCTGCACTTGGCGCCGGACGCCGTGCAAACCCAGGACCTCATCGCCTCCGGCGCGATCTGTATTGCCTATGAGACGGTGACATCCGCGCGCGGCGCACTGCCGCTGCTGACACCGATGTCCGAAGTAGCCGGCCGGCTTGCCCCGCAAGTGGGTGCACGCGCGCTCGAAGGATCAGCCGGTGGACGCGGCATCCTGCTGGGCGGCGTGCCCGGCGTGGCGCCGGCGGAAGTGGTGATTCTCGGCGGCGGCGTATCCGGCACGCACGCGGCCATCATTGCGCACGGCATGGGTGCCGATGTCACCATCCTGGATCGCAGCGCGGATGTACTGAAGCGCGTCGCGGTCGAGTTTTCGGGTCGCGTACGCACGGTGTTTTCCAGCAGCGCCAATATCGCGCATTACGCCGAGCGCGCCGACTTGCTGATTGGCACCGTGCTGGTTCCCGGCGCGGCGGCACCTAAGCTCATTACCCGCGACATCGTCAAGAGCATGAAACCCGGCAGCGCCATCGTCGACATTTCCATCGACCAGGGCGGCTGCGCGGAAACCTCGCGCCCGACCACGCACTCGAATCCCACCTACATCGAGCATGGCGTGGTGCACTATTGCGTGACCAATATGCCCGGTGCGGTGGCGCGTACGTCCACCTTCGCGCTCAACAATGTGACGCTGCCTTTCACGCTTGCCCTGGCCGACAAGGGCTGGCGGCAGGCGCTGAAGGATGATCCGCATCTTGGCGCCGGTCTCAATGTCGCGGATGGGAAGATCACCTGCGAGCCGGTTGCCAGCGCACAGGGGCTCGCGTATGTGCCGTTGAACGACGTGCTGGCGGCGGCGTAG
- a CDS encoding EAL domain-containing protein produces MPKNPRGAKRHKTTLRGGAQAQLARALENEAQARTCEEFLHDLRVHQTELEQQNEELRRTQLALETARDRYLDLYDFAPVGYFTLNLEGVILEVNLTGATMLGEERKQLLRRRFARYVAPSHSDRWRRDFMSLLQTSEKRHIELALRTRAGSALHAQLDCLQVTTSGEATVVRIALTDISALKDAQADLRVAATAFESQEAIMITDARSHILQVNRAFVDMTGYRIDEIIGQTPRMFHSGRQTSAFYSAIWENIRFTGAWQGEIWNQRKNGEVYPAWLTITAVTAAEGEVTHYVSTMTDISRRKAHEEEITRLAFYDSLTGLPNRRLMMDRLHQAMLASARIKRAGALMFIDLDHFKTINDTRGHDKGDLLLQQVAQRLVACMRDGDTVARLGGDEFVVMLTDLSDAPHETADQARATAEKILAALNQPFILADHPFHGSASIGIALFAGQENSIDELLKRADLSMYQAKAAGRNALRFYDSNIQLALSARATLESELRLALHDGQLSVHYQPQVDRERRITGCEALVRWQHPRRGLVWPEEFIVVAEDAGLIQQLGAWVLETACMQLVAWSAQPDKAHLTIAVNVSAHQFRHADFVELVMTVLNVTGANPHKLVLELTESVMLSNVEDAHARMAVLKAKGIILCLDDFGTGYSSLSYLKRLPVDQLKLDLSFVHGMLTDPNAAAIVRSILSLGQSMGKEVIAEGIETEAQWDFLIALGCQAFQGYLIGWPEPAAMNIAGDVASDVVSDVVSAPALHEPSGKP; encoded by the coding sequence ATGCCAAAAAACCCGCGCGGAGCCAAGCGGCACAAAACGACATTGCGTGGCGGCGCGCAAGCGCAGCTTGCCCGCGCGCTTGAGAATGAGGCGCAGGCGAGAACCTGCGAGGAGTTTCTACACGATCTCCGCGTACACCAGACGGAACTGGAGCAGCAAAACGAAGAACTGCGGCGCACGCAGCTTGCGCTGGAAACTGCCCGGGATCGTTACCTGGATCTGTATGACTTCGCGCCCGTCGGCTACTTCACGCTGAACCTTGAGGGTGTCATCCTCGAAGTGAACCTGACCGGCGCGACTATGCTGGGTGAGGAGCGCAAGCAACTGCTGCGGCGCCGCTTTGCGCGCTATGTGGCACCGTCGCACAGCGACCGCTGGCGCCGGGATTTCATGAGCCTGCTGCAGACATCCGAGAAGCGGCACATCGAACTGGCGCTGCGGACCCGTGCCGGCTCGGCACTGCATGCCCAACTCGATTGCCTGCAAGTCACGACGAGCGGAGAAGCGACGGTGGTACGCATCGCGCTCACTGACATCAGCGCGCTCAAGGACGCGCAAGCCGACTTGCGCGTGGCCGCTACCGCGTTTGAATCGCAGGAAGCCATCATGATCACCGATGCCCGCTCGCACATTCTGCAAGTCAATCGCGCATTTGTAGACATGACCGGCTACCGTATCGACGAGATAATCGGGCAGACGCCGCGCATGTTCCACTCGGGTCGCCAAACCTCCGCTTTCTACAGCGCCATCTGGGAAAATATCCGCTTCACCGGCGCCTGGCAGGGTGAGATCTGGAATCAACGCAAGAATGGCGAGGTCTATCCTGCCTGGCTGACGATTACCGCGGTAACGGCGGCCGAAGGGGAAGTGACTCACTACGTCAGCACCATGACCGATATCTCGCGCCGCAAGGCACACGAAGAGGAGATTACGCGCCTCGCCTTCTACGATTCACTGACCGGCCTGCCCAACCGCCGGCTGATGATGGATCGCCTACACCAGGCCATGCTGGCCAGCGCCCGCATCAAGCGGGCGGGTGCGCTGATGTTCATTGACCTTGATCACTTCAAGACCATCAACGACACCCGTGGCCATGACAAAGGCGACCTGTTGCTCCAGCAGGTCGCACAGCGGCTCGTTGCCTGCATGCGCGACGGCGATACCGTGGCACGCTTGGGCGGCGACGAATTCGTGGTGATGTTGACCGATCTGAGCGATGCCCCCCACGAGACCGCCGATCAGGCGCGGGCCACCGCCGAGAAAATCCTGGCGGCCCTGAATCAGCCCTTCATCCTTGCGGATCACCCGTTCCACGGCAGCGCAAGTATCGGCATCGCCCTCTTTGCCGGTCAGGAAAATTCCATCGATGAGTTGCTGAAACGTGCGGATTTGTCGATGTACCAGGCCAAGGCGGCGGGCCGCAATGCATTGCGATTCTACGATTCAAATATTCAACTGGCGCTTTCGGCGCGCGCGACGCTCGAATCCGAGTTGCGGCTGGCGCTGCATGACGGGCAATTGTCGGTCCACTATCAACCGCAAGTGGATCGTGAACGGCGCATCACCGGCTGTGAGGCGCTGGTGCGCTGGCAACACCCGCGGCGCGGCCTGGTGTGGCCGGAGGAGTTCATCGTGGTTGCCGAAGATGCGGGACTGATTCAGCAGCTCGGCGCCTGGGTACTCGAGACCGCATGCATGCAGTTGGTGGCATGGAGCGCGCAACCGGACAAAGCGCACCTGACTATCGCGGTTAACGTCAGCGCGCATCAATTTCGCCACGCGGATTTCGTCGAACTGGTGATGACCGTGCTCAACGTCACCGGAGCCAACCCGCACAAACTTGTTTTGGAGCTGACCGAAAGCGTGATGCTGAGTAACGTCGAAGACGCGCACGCCAGGATGGCCGTGCTGAAGGCAAAGGGCATCATCCTGTGCCTGGACGATTTCGGTACGGGATATTCGTCGCTGTCGTACCTGAAGCGATTGCCGGTGGATCAATTGAAGCTGGACCTGTCATTTGTCCACGGCATGCTCACCGACCCCAATGCCGCGGCGATTGTCCGGAGCATCCTGTCGCTGGGGCAGAGCATGGGCAAAGAGGTGATTGCCGAAGGCATCGAAACCGAAGCGCAATGGGATTTTCTCATTGCGCTGGGATGCCAGGCGTTTCAAGGCTACCTGATTGGGTGGCCGGAGCCCGCTGCCATGAACATAGCCGGCGACGTAGCCAGCGATGTAGTCAGCGATGTAGTCAGCGCCCCGGCTTTACACGAACCGTCAGGCAAACCCTAG
- a CDS encoding diguanylate cyclase, whose protein sequence is MSRIQTVVFAFLAVNFLLGAISLLAARGERPAPALRWWGWGTLIYAAGLFIAMLRSAPEATALTLGNALIAWSPIIAIEGVLENTDFRLNRRWAYGALAIAIAILIYANYYGDLGTASQSLINLIAPAVIAIATFVIGAYCLVRTPRLTAPAASIFLAGMMLLAAALSTLRIAFASNTASLASDADGIDLVISLFVIAQIGVAVACTLALFWIELVKMERVLAKFDFTDVLTEVPNRRAIMRQFREAESQAVRNGTNFALLILDIDNFGQINDRYGHAIGDEVLRHVAGSLARTRRAGDALGRVSGEEFVMLLNGSRANAESAAERLRTDAQEVGFDCRGVKLSIKLNGGWRCSPRTVSTGTSYLRKRTSVCGIPSEMATIA, encoded by the coding sequence ATGAGCCGCATACAGACAGTCGTTTTCGCTTTCCTCGCCGTCAATTTTCTGCTGGGCGCGATATCTTTGCTGGCGGCGCGTGGTGAGCGTCCGGCGCCAGCATTGCGGTGGTGGGGATGGGGCACGCTGATCTATGCTGCCGGATTGTTCATCGCGATGCTGCGATCGGCCCCTGAAGCGACAGCGCTCACGCTGGGCAACGCGCTGATTGCGTGGTCTCCGATCATTGCCATTGAGGGCGTACTCGAAAATACCGATTTTCGTTTGAATCGGCGCTGGGCATATGGCGCGCTGGCGATCGCAATCGCGATCCTGATTTATGCCAACTATTACGGCGACCTGGGCACGGCGTCTCAATCTTTGATTAACCTGATCGCGCCTGCTGTCATTGCGATCGCCACATTTGTCATCGGCGCCTACTGCCTGGTGCGTACGCCACGGCTAACCGCACCGGCCGCGTCGATTTTCCTGGCAGGGATGATGTTGCTGGCCGCCGCATTGTCGACGCTGCGCATCGCTTTTGCCAGCAACACGGCCAGCCTTGCCAGCGATGCCGATGGCATTGATCTGGTGATCTCGTTGTTTGTCATCGCGCAGATCGGTGTTGCCGTGGCGTGCACGTTGGCACTGTTCTGGATCGAACTGGTCAAAATGGAGCGCGTGCTGGCCAAGTTTGATTTCACCGACGTGCTGACTGAAGTGCCAAACCGCCGCGCAATCATGCGTCAATTCAGGGAAGCGGAATCACAGGCGGTGCGGAATGGCACGAATTTCGCGCTGCTGATTCTGGATATCGATAACTTCGGGCAGATCAATGACCGCTATGGCCATGCAATTGGTGATGAGGTGTTGCGACATGTTGCCGGCAGCCTGGCCCGGACGCGGCGTGCCGGCGACGCCTTGGGGCGCGTCAGTGGCGAAGAGTTTGTGATGCTATTAAACGGCTCGCGAGCAAACGCAGAAAGCGCGGCGGAACGATTGCGCACGGACGCTCAGGAAGTTGGTTTTGACTGCCGCGGGGTGAAACTGTCGATAAAGTTGAATGGGGGCTGGCGATGTTCCCCGAGGACGGTGTCGACTGGGACCAGCTATTTGCGGAAGCGGACAAGCGTTTGCGGAATCCCAAGCGAGATGGCCACAATCGCGTAA
- a CDS encoding ABC transporter substrate-binding protein → MPTPPTAVVSAATRVELAPSGKLRAAINYGNPILATRDVVTGEPRGLSVDLARELARRVGLPVEFVIYTAAGKVVEGIKSGAWDIAFFAIDPVRAADTDFTAAYVVIEGAYLVPYDSPIQRNEDVDRENVRVVVGRGSAYDLYLSRELKQAKLVRAATSPAVTDMMVAGKIEVAAGVKQQLQADAKRLPGLRLLDGRFMVINQAMAVPKGRPAGAAYVATFVEEMKSTGFVADALKRHGIEGAIVAPAAR, encoded by the coding sequence ATGCCGACACCACCAACCGCGGTGGTATCCGCTGCCACGCGCGTGGAGCTGGCCCCATCGGGCAAACTGCGCGCCGCCATCAATTACGGCAATCCGATACTTGCCACGCGGGATGTCGTGACCGGCGAGCCGCGCGGCCTGTCTGTTGATCTTGCGCGTGAACTGGCGAGGCGGGTGGGGCTGCCGGTCGAATTTGTCATCTATACGGCGGCGGGAAAGGTTGTTGAGGGAATCAAATCCGGCGCCTGGGACATTGCGTTTTTCGCCATCGATCCGGTGCGTGCGGCTGATACCGATTTCACGGCGGCCTATGTTGTGATCGAAGGGGCCTACCTGGTGCCATACGATTCACCGATCCAGCGCAACGAAGATGTCGACCGCGAAAACGTGCGTGTGGTGGTCGGTCGCGGCAGCGCATACGACCTGTACCTCAGTCGCGAATTGAAACAGGCGAAGCTGGTGCGTGCCGCGACTTCGCCGGCAGTGACAGACATGATGGTGGCCGGGAAGATCGAGGTCGCGGCTGGTGTGAAGCAGCAATTGCAGGCCGACGCGAAACGCTTGCCGGGCCTGCGTTTGCTCGACGGCCGATTCATGGTCATCAATCAGGCGATGGCCGTGCCGAAAGGCCGACCGGCGGGTGCCGCTTATGTTGCCACATTCGTGGAAGAAATGAAGTCCACGGGCTTTGTGGCGGATGCCCTGAAACGCCATGGCATCGAGGGCGCCATTGTGGCGCCGGCTGCGCGTTGA
- a CDS encoding GNAT family N-acetyltransferase yields the protein MTIPVHRLNHSHLELVKRHFDELSDDDVRLRFGNLLNLDARHAYVDGIRFERDSVFGIYTDELTLLGVAHLACVDGAAELGISVLPAYRGHGIGTALFNRAAMRARNLQIVELFMHCLTQNAAIMHIARKAGMRIIVDHADADAYLELPPGNPLTIGQELVQQQLAQFDWTLKANVDYLRRVTRI from the coding sequence ATGACGATCCCTGTTCATCGCCTGAATCATTCCCACCTGGAACTGGTAAAACGGCATTTCGACGAATTATCCGACGACGACGTGCGCCTGCGCTTCGGCAACCTGCTTAACCTCGATGCCCGCCACGCTTACGTGGACGGCATTCGGTTTGAGCGCGATAGCGTGTTTGGCATCTACACCGACGAACTCACCTTGCTGGGTGTTGCACATTTGGCTTGCGTGGACGGTGCCGCCGAATTGGGTATCAGCGTTTTGCCGGCATATCGTGGACACGGCATCGGCACGGCACTGTTCAATCGTGCGGCGATGCGTGCACGCAATTTGCAAATCGTCGAACTCTTCATGCACTGTCTCACACAAAACGCCGCAATCATGCATATCGCGCGCAAGGCTGGCATGCGCATCATTGTCGATCATGCCGACGCGGACGCGTACCTGGAACTGCCACCCGGCAATCCGCTCACCATCGGTCAGGAACTCGTGCAGCAACAGCTTGCGCAGTTTGATTGGACACTGAAGGCCAATGTGGACTACCTGCGAAGAGTAACGCGGATCTGA
- a CDS encoding LysR family transcriptional regulator: protein MELYQLRSLAAIAEAGQLTRAAEKLHVSQPALSAQLKALEEELELQLFDRTPAGMTLTAAGKRVLASAGKVLAAAQALQNEARRLKAQVVGKASIGTLSDPDFIRLGQFMNTAVARFPMLELELHQEVTGVAFERVVSGDFDASFYYGEIGNPDIAGLPLRDVAYRVAAPAEWKDRLQNAGWAEIAEMPWIIPPPISTHHKLVYTLLRKYDVEPGKVVEADQEAVISSLVVSGLGVALMREDMALEKVASGEVCLWSDTRLTTTLWFIYRRERQHDPLIRALVSVQEELWDLRRDVPVIARVGAGSVATRSGRNA from the coding sequence ATGGAGCTTTATCAGCTGCGAAGTCTTGCCGCGATTGCCGAAGCCGGGCAATTGACGCGTGCGGCTGAAAAGTTGCATGTCAGCCAGCCTGCCCTGAGCGCCCAACTCAAGGCGCTGGAGGAAGAGCTCGAACTGCAACTGTTTGACCGCACGCCGGCCGGCATGACGCTCACGGCGGCCGGTAAACGCGTGCTCGCCAGTGCGGGAAAGGTGCTTGCCGCGGCGCAGGCATTGCAAAACGAAGCACGGCGGCTCAAGGCGCAAGTCGTGGGAAAAGCGAGCATCGGCACGCTGAGCGATCCGGATTTCATCCGCTTGGGTCAATTCATGAATACGGCTGTTGCCCGATTCCCGATGCTTGAGCTTGAGCTCCATCAGGAAGTGACCGGCGTTGCGTTTGAGCGCGTCGTCTCCGGTGATTTTGACGCAAGTTTCTACTACGGCGAGATTGGCAACCCTGATATCGCCGGCCTGCCGCTTCGGGATGTCGCCTACCGCGTCGCCGCGCCAGCGGAGTGGAAGGATCGATTGCAGAACGCTGGCTGGGCCGAGATCGCCGAGATGCCATGGATCATTCCGCCGCCGATCAGCACCCACCACAAGCTCGTTTACACGCTTTTGCGGAAGTATGACGTCGAGCCCGGCAAGGTTGTCGAGGCTGATCAGGAGGCGGTGATCAGCTCGCTGGTGGTGTCAGGTCTCGGCGTTGCATTGATGCGTGAGGATATGGCGCTCGAAAAAGTCGCCAGCGGCGAAGTCTGCCTTTGGAGTGACACGAGGCTGACCACCACGCTTTGGTTCATTTACCGTCGCGAACGCCAGCACGACCCGTTGATCCGTGCGCTGGTGTCCGTGCAGGAAGAGCTGTGGGATTTACGCAGGGACGTACCGGTCATTGCACGTGTGGGCGCGGGTTCGGTCGCCACGCGCAGCGGGCGCAACGCGTAA
- a CDS encoding asparaginase — translation MNLPDASLAVRIIVTGGTFDKHYDAIKGELTFRNSHLPAILEQSRVTIPIELEINQLIDSLHMLDEHRELVLTSCRNAPEKCIVIIHGTDTMAQTAQVVGQAGLDKTIVFTGAMIPYSVQGSDALFNLGFAMAAAQSLTPNTYIAMNGRVFTWDQVKKNKVEGVFEATRIA, via the coding sequence ATGAATCTTCCGGATGCTTCGCTCGCCGTGCGCATCATCGTCACCGGCGGAACCTTCGACAAGCACTATGACGCGATCAAGGGTGAGCTCACCTTCAGGAACTCGCACCTGCCTGCGATTCTGGAACAATCGCGCGTGACGATTCCGATCGAACTGGAAATCAACCAGCTCATCGACAGCCTGCACATGCTGGATGAACATCGCGAACTCGTATTAACCTCGTGCCGCAATGCGCCCGAGAAATGCATCGTCATCATTCATGGCACCGACACGATGGCGCAAACCGCGCAAGTGGTGGGACAAGCCGGGCTCGATAAAACAATCGTCTTCACCGGCGCCATGATTCCCTATTCGGTTCAGGGTTCGGATGCGCTATTCAATCTTGGTTTTGCAATGGCCGCCGCACAGTCGTTGACGCCGAACACTTACATCGCCATGAATGGCCGGGTGTTCACCTGGGATCAGGTCAAGAAGAACAAGGTTGAAGGCGTGTTTGAAGCCACGCGTATCGCCTGA
- a CDS encoding branched-chain amino acid aminotransferase yields the protein MYQTYFNGNWTEGNTPLFGAMDHSVWLGSSVFDGARSIRRLVPDLRLHLERVIRSAERLGLQCPYTVDEMMTMCREGIKRFPADAELYIRPLVFGTEGLLIPVPEKSAFALTLFDAPMPAFTGFSACLSVLHRPDPSVAPTDAKASCLYPNSTRALREAKQRGFDNAVVCDGEGRVAEFATANIFLVTPAGKAVTPVANGTFLSGITRARVISLLAREGIAVEERIVMPADLETAAEIFNTGNFGKVTPCIRYESRALPVGPVATLARDRYMEFAAKALLD from the coding sequence ATGTATCAGACGTATTTCAACGGCAATTGGACCGAAGGCAACACGCCGCTGTTTGGCGCAATGGATCACAGCGTGTGGCTCGGCTCGTCGGTATTTGACGGTGCGCGCTCAATTCGCCGGCTGGTGCCGGATCTCCGGTTGCATCTTGAGCGGGTAATCCGCTCCGCCGAGCGGCTGGGGCTGCAATGCCCGTACACCGTCGACGAGATGATGACAATGTGCCGGGAAGGCATTAAACGATTTCCCGCTGATGCGGAGTTATACATTCGCCCGCTGGTGTTCGGCACCGAGGGCCTGCTGATTCCGGTCCCCGAGAAATCTGCGTTTGCGCTGACCCTGTTCGATGCGCCGATGCCCGCGTTTACCGGGTTTTCAGCATGCCTTTCCGTATTGCATCGTCCCGATCCGAGCGTGGCGCCGACTGACGCCAAGGCATCCTGCCTTTATCCGAATTCAACCAGAGCCTTGCGCGAAGCGAAGCAACGCGGCTTCGACAATGCGGTCGTCTGCGACGGCGAGGGCCGTGTCGCTGAATTCGCCACCGCCAATATTTTCCTGGTCACGCCCGCGGGCAAAGCCGTCACACCGGTTGCGAATGGCACATTCCTGTCCGGCATCACGCGCGCACGTGTGATCTCACTGCTTGCCAGGGAGGGTATCGCGGTAGAAGAGCGCATTGTCATGCCAGCCGATCTCGAAACAGCCGCGGAAATTTTCAATACTGGCAACTTTGGAAAAGTGACGCCGTGCATTCGCTATGAATCGCGCGCGTTGCCAGTCGGCCCGGTCGCAACACTGGCACGCGATCGGTACATGGAGTTCGCGGCGAAGGCGTTGCTGGACTAG
- a CDS encoding DEAD/DEAH box helicase has protein sequence MSFASLGLSETLVRAVTEHGYTQPTPIQLQAIPAVLGGGDLLAGAQTGTGKTAGFVLPLLQRLSTMQSKKLTGTKPVRALILTPTRELAAQVEESVRTYGKYASFSSVVIFGGVGINPQIAALKRGVDIVVATPGRLLDLHQQRAIDLSHVEILVLDEADRMLDMGFIHDIKRVLKLLPPKRQNLLFSATFSDEIKTLADNLLNNPALIEVARRNSTVEAITQKIHPVDRDKKRQLLAHLIKTQNWHQVLVFTRTKHGANRLAELLNKDGITSLAIHGNKSQGARTKALAEFKTGDLQVLVATDIAARGIDIDQLPHVVNFDLPNVPEDYVHRIGRTGRAGASGEAISLVCIDEATFLHAIERLIKREIPSVVIPGFEPDPHAKPEPIQLRTPGHRPGGRSQSRPGQGRGQAKTHAKPAGAPSQQRRQGNPLGTGHNKPVGTRSFGRTGGGGAKGGH, from the coding sequence ATGTCATTCGCCTCCCTCGGCCTGTCCGAGACACTCGTGCGCGCCGTCACTGAACACGGCTATACCCAACCCACTCCTATCCAGTTGCAGGCGATTCCCGCCGTGCTCGGTGGCGGTGATCTGCTCGCGGGCGCGCAGACCGGTACCGGCAAAACCGCCGGTTTTGTGTTGCCACTGCTGCAGCGCCTGTCCACTATGCAATCCAAAAAGCTCACGGGAACCAAGCCGGTCCGTGCGCTCATTCTCACGCCAACCCGCGAACTCGCGGCACAGGTTGAAGAGAGTGTTCGTACCTACGGCAAGTACGCCAGTTTTTCTTCCGTCGTCATCTTCGGCGGCGTCGGCATCAATCCGCAAATCGCGGCGCTGAAACGTGGCGTCGATATCGTGGTGGCCACCCCTGGCCGCCTTCTCGATCTTCACCAGCAAAGGGCGATCGATCTTTCGCACGTCGAAATCCTGGTGCTTGATGAAGCCGATCGCATGCTCGACATGGGTTTCATTCACGATATCAAGCGCGTGCTGAAACTGCTGCCGCCGAAACGCCAGAACCTGCTGTTCTCGGCGACCTTTTCCGACGAAATCAAAACGCTGGCCGACAATCTCCTTAACAATCCCGCGCTGATCGAAGTCGCGCGCCGCAATTCGACCGTCGAAGCAATCACGCAAAAAATTCATCCGGTGGATCGCGACAAGAAGCGCCAACTATTGGCGCATCTGATCAAAACGCAGAACTGGCATCAGGTGCTGGTGTTCACCCGCACCAAGCATGGCGCCAACCGTCTGGCGGAATTGCTGAACAAGGATGGTATTACCTCGCTCGCCATCCACGGCAACAAGAGCCAGGGCGCGCGCACCAAGGCGCTGGCCGAATTCAAGACCGGTGACCTGCAAGTGCTGGTCGCCACCGATATCGCCGCGCGCGGCATCGACATCGATCAATTGCCGCATGTGGTGAATTTTGATTTGCCCAATGTCCCGGAAGACTATGTGCATCGTATCGGCCGCACCGGCCGCGCGGGCGCCAGCGGCGAAGCGATTTCGCTGGTGTGCATCGACGAGGCCACTTTTCTGCACGCCATCGAGCGGCTGATCAAGCGCGAAATCCCCAGCGTCGTCATACCGGGATTTGAGCCCGATCCGCATGCCAAGCCGGAGCCGATTCAATTGCGCACCCCCGGGCATCGTCCGGGTGGACGCTCGCAATCGCGTCCGGGGCAAGGGCGCGGACAGGCGAAGACGCATGCAAAACCCGCGGGCGCCCCGTCGCAGCAAAGGCGGCAAGGCAATCCGCTCGGTACGGGCCATAACAAGCCGGTGGGTACGCGTTCGTTTGGACGAACGGGCGGCGGCGGTGCGAAGGGCGGTCATTGA